One window from the genome of Magnolia sinica isolate HGM2019 chromosome 4, MsV1, whole genome shotgun sequence encodes:
- the LOC131242167 gene encoding uncharacterized oxidoreductase At4g09670-like: MAGNPIHFGIIGCAEVSRKLSRAMSLAPNAILSAIGSRSIDKAKRFAVENGLPEAVNLYGTYQGVLDDPTVEAVYVPLPTSMHVQWAVAVAERKKHVFLEKPTALNVADLDRILEACESNGVQFMDCTMWVHHPRTHKMKELLSDPNRFGELRSVHSIFASCGDAHFLENDVRVKPDLDGLGGLGDTGWYCVRSILWANDYQLPKTVTAFQGTYYNKAGVILSCGASMVWEDGRVASFQCGFRINIVMDVTVHGSNGTLHLHDFVIPFEETSAPFTFVTNTEFKDRQLGWKPFPREHVVTTNLPQEVLMVEEFVRLVKSIKDSGSKPDSKWPTISRKTQLVIDAVKESIDKGCEPINVVN; this comes from the exons ATGGCGGGAAACCCTATCCACTTCGGAATAATAGGATGCGCCGAGGTATCGAGGAAGTTGTCGAGGGCAATGTCCCTCGCTCCCAACGCCATCCTCTCCGCCATCGGGAGCCGTTCGATCGACAAGGCCAAGAGATTTGCGGTCGAGAACGGCCTGCCGGAGGCCGTCAATCTGTACGGCACCTACCAGGGAGTCCTCGATGACCCCACCGTCGAGGCCGTCTACGTGCCGCTCCCCACCAGCATGCACGTGCAGTGGGCCGTGGCGGTAGCAGAGAGGAAGAAACACGTGTTCCTAGAGAAGCCCACGGCCCTGAACGTGGCCGATCTGGACCGTATATTGGAAGCGTGCGAGTCGAACGGCGTGCAGTTCATGGACTGCACCATGTGGGTCCACCATCCCAGGACCCACAAAATGAAGGAGTTGCTGTCTGACCCCAACCGCTTCGGGGAGCTTCGATCG GTTCACAGCATTTTCGCATCCTGCGGCGATGCACATTTTCTCGAGAACGATGTTCGTGTGAAGCCTGATCTTGATGGTCTTGGGGGGCTTGGTGACACAGGATGGTATTGTGTCCGTTCAATCTTGTGGGCCAACGATTACCAGCTGCCCAAGACTGTAACTGCATTCCAAGGTACGTACTACAACAAAGCTGGTGTAATTCTATCTTGCGGCGCGTCGATGGTGTGGGAAGATGGAAGGGTAGCCTCATTCCAATGCGGTTTTCGGATCAATATTGTGATGGATGTAACTGTCCATGGATCGAACGGGACCCTTCATCTTCATGATTTTGTCATCCCTTTCGAGGAGACATCGGCGCCGTTCACATTCGTGACGAACACCGAATTCAAGGACAGACAATTAGGATGGAAGCCATTCCCTAGAGAACATGTTGTGACCACCAATTTACCTCAAGAGGTCCTTATGGTTGAGGAATTCGTCAGGTTGGTGAAATCCATCAAAGACTCAGGCTCAAAGCCAGATAGCAAATGGCCCACCATTAGTAGAAAGACTCAGCTGGTAATAGATGCCGTGAAGGAATCGATCGATAAGGGCTGCGAGCCGATCAATGTTGTGAATTAA
- the LOC131242168 gene encoding uncharacterized oxidoreductase At4g09670-like — protein sequence MEGNPIHFGIIGCAEISRKVSRAMSLAPSATLSAIGSRSIDKAKRFAVENGLPEAVNVYGSYEEVLDDPTVEAVYVPLPTSMHVQWAVAVAERKKHVLLEKPTALNVADLDRILEACESNGVQFMDGTMWVHHPRTHKMKELLSDPNRFGELRSVHSDFAYCGDAQFLENDIRVKPDLDGLGALGDTGWYCIRSILWANDYELPKTVTALQGTYFNKAGVILSCGASMVWEDGKVATFHCGLRINLVMDVTVHGSNGTLHLNDFVIPFKETSAPFTFGTKNGWAELSLGWRPLPSEHVVETDLPQEAYMVEEFVRLVKSIKDSGSKPDSKWPTISRKTQLVIDAVKASIDKGCEPINVVS from the exons ATGGAGGGAAACCCTATCCACTTCGGAATAATCGGATGCGCCGAGATATCGAGGAAGGTGTCGAGGGCCATGTCTCTCGCTCCCAGCGCCACCCTCTCCGCCATCGGGAGCCGTTCGATTGACAAGGCCAAGAGATTTGCGGTCGAGAACGGCCTGCCGGAGGCCGTCAATGTGTACGGCAGCTACGAGGAGGTCCTGGATGACCCCACCGTGGAGGCCGTTTACGTGCCGCTCCCTACCAGCATGCACGTGCAGTGGGCCGTGGCGGTAGCAGAGAGGAAGAAGCACGTGTTACTGGAGAAGCCCACGGCCCTGAACGTGGCCGATCTGGACCGTATATTGGAAGCATGCGAGTCGAACGGCGTGCAGTTCATGGACGGCACCATGTGGGTCCACCATCCCCGGACCCATAAGATGAAGGAGTTGCTATCTGATCCCAATCGCTTCGGAGAGCTTCGATCG GTTCACAGCGATTTCGCGTACTGCGGCGATGCACAGTTTCTTGAGAATGACATCCGTGTGAAGCCAGATCTCGATGGTCTTGGGGCCCTTGGTGACACAGGGTGGTATTGCATCCGTTCGATCTTGTGGGCCAACGATTACGAACTGCCCAAGACTGTAACTGCACTGCAAGGAACCTACTTCAACAAAGCAGGGGTAATCCTGTCATGTGGGGCATCGATGGTGTGGGAAGATGGAAAGGTAGCAACGTTCCACTGTGGGCTCCGTATCAATTTGGTTATGGATGTAACTGTTCATGGATCGAACGGTACACTTCATCTGAATGATTTCGTCATCCCTTTCAAGGAAACATCTGCGCCATTCACGTTCGGAaccaaaaatggatgggcagagcTATCGTTGGGTTGGAGGCCATTACCTAGTGAACATGTTGTAGAAACCGATTTGCCTCAGGAGGCCTACATGGTTGAGGAATTTGTTAGGTTGgtgaaatctattaaagacagtgGCTCGAAACCAGATAGCAAATGGCCCACCATCAGTAGAAAAACTCAGCTGGTAATCGATGCTGTGAAGGCATCAATCGATAAGGGTTGTGAGCCTATCAACGTTGTGAGTTAA